A part of Larkinella insperata genomic DNA contains:
- a CDS encoding OmpA family protein codes for MGIFTFQRWRKQLISCGLLVGVISFCQAQTDTLLLQANRQYSLKAYARAIELYSQILADESAKLNGEQRMATQANLAHSYKLVGELKKAEQLYQTLTAAEELPGNQAESYRQYAQLLAETGRYAESQRMYEKYNKLKKKAIEAETTPFLTPATRVIGKTTPTRYRLEVLGLNSSNAEFSPMYYRDGLVFVSGKKASAAIETAGKGGGGSYLDLLYVQDRQQLKASQLIKADGTVSKPVQKRGRKDRRPVNTVRSRATANDSRILGGYNGGITILEGLRYSKTVQPFSRSINSRYHEGPVTFFQDGYRIIFTRNNYDGRRVRQSAEGVTNLKLYTATQQNGTWVNIEELPFNSDDYSVGHPALSQDGQLLFFASDMPGGLGGTDLYVSRNENGQWTKPVNLGKEINTKGNDLFPFVDERGNLYFASDGRKGLGGLDVFYAPLADGVPVGPVEHLESPINSEMDDFGLITDGNRKGGYFSTNRRKGDDDIFRFVRESALYGCRNLTLRIYDELTKQPIDSVNLEIKARGEGRKDQTVVTKKDGLVHLCLESNNDFVFRASRDGFVTSTVGFSTSALTDDSPSRLEIALNQPTKIMDTVWAAPAPPDDSWEVIELQRARVQGVVMSEKDHKPIEGVTVILKSDCNGATRQVLTGSNGRYEFELAEGCNYTLSATKAQYGTNTARIQKIAAKSTPKTLSADFHMLQVGDILPVNNIDYDLDQWTIRPDAYRELEKWVATLQKYPSLTVEVRSHTDSRGDAARNRYLSAQRANSVVNYLASKGISRKRMVAAGYGESLLLNHCGNGVDCSDAEHQHNRRTEVKVLSIK; via the coding sequence ATGGGCATTTTTACCTTCCAGCGTTGGCGTAAGCAACTTATCTCCTGCGGCTTACTAGTGGGTGTCATAAGCTTCTGCCAGGCGCAAACCGATACGCTGCTGCTGCAGGCCAACCGCCAGTATAGCCTGAAAGCATACGCTCGTGCCATTGAACTCTACAGCCAGATACTGGCCGACGAATCGGCCAAGCTGAATGGGGAACAGCGCATGGCAACTCAGGCTAATCTGGCTCATTCGTACAAGCTGGTCGGCGAGCTGAAAAAAGCCGAGCAGTTGTACCAGACCCTGACGGCTGCGGAGGAATTGCCCGGCAACCAGGCGGAGAGTTACCGGCAGTACGCCCAGTTGCTGGCCGAAACGGGCAGGTACGCCGAGTCGCAGCGCATGTACGAGAAATACAACAAGCTTAAAAAGAAGGCCATCGAAGCGGAAACGACTCCTTTTCTGACTCCGGCTACCCGGGTAATCGGAAAAACCACCCCGACCCGCTACCGACTGGAAGTACTCGGGCTCAATTCGAGCAACGCTGAATTCAGTCCGATGTATTACCGCGATGGGCTGGTGTTTGTATCGGGAAAAAAAGCCAGTGCTGCCATTGAAACCGCTGGTAAAGGAGGGGGCGGCAGCTACCTTGACTTGCTGTATGTTCAGGATCGTCAGCAACTCAAAGCCAGCCAGCTTATAAAAGCGGACGGCACAGTTTCGAAGCCGGTTCAGAAGCGGGGCCGTAAAGATCGCCGGCCGGTCAATACCGTCCGCAGCCGGGCAACGGCCAACGATTCCCGCATCCTGGGCGGGTACAATGGCGGCATCACCATTTTGGAAGGGTTGCGGTACTCAAAAACCGTTCAGCCGTTTAGCCGTTCGATCAACAGCCGTTACCACGAAGGACCCGTTACGTTTTTTCAGGATGGCTACCGGATCATTTTTACCCGCAACAATTACGATGGTCGGCGGGTGCGTCAGAGCGCCGAAGGAGTTACCAACCTGAAACTGTATACGGCTACCCAGCAGAACGGTACGTGGGTCAACATTGAAGAATTGCCGTTCAACAGTGATGACTACTCGGTGGGGCACCCGGCCCTGAGCCAGGACGGCCAGTTGCTGTTTTTTGCTTCCGACATGCCCGGCGGGCTGGGCGGTACGGACCTGTACGTTTCCCGGAATGAAAACGGCCAGTGGACCAAGCCCGTCAATCTGGGCAAAGAAATCAATACCAAAGGCAACGATTTGTTCCCGTTCGTCGATGAACGGGGAAATCTGTATTTTGCCTCCGACGGTCGCAAGGGGTTGGGGGGGCTGGATGTTTTCTACGCCCCTCTGGCGGATGGCGTACCGGTGGGTCCGGTCGAACACCTGGAATCCCCCATCAATTCCGAAATGGACGATTTTGGGCTGATCACCGACGGCAATCGGAAAGGTGGCTATTTCAGCACGAACCGTCGGAAGGGCGACGACGATATTTTTCGTTTTGTGCGGGAAAGCGCGCTTTACGGATGCCGTAACCTGACGCTGCGCATCTACGACGAACTGACCAAACAGCCTATCGACAGCGTCAATCTTGAAATCAAAGCCCGGGGCGAGGGGCGCAAGGACCAAACCGTCGTGACGAAAAAGGACGGACTGGTGCACCTGTGTCTGGAGTCCAACAATGATTTTGTGTTTCGGGCCTCGCGGGACGGTTTTGTTACCAGTACAGTCGGTTTCTCGACCAGCGCGCTGACCGATGACTCCCCCTCCCGGCTGGAAATTGCGCTGAATCAGCCGACGAAAATAATGGATACGGTATGGGCCGCTCCCGCACCGCCAGACGATAGCTGGGAGGTGATTGAACTGCAAAGAGCCCGGGTGCAGGGGGTGGTGATGAGCGAGAAAGACCACAAACCGATTGAAGGGGTGACAGTGATCTTGAAAAGTGATTGCAACGGAGCGACGCGGCAAGTCCTCACCGGTTCCAACGGACGGTATGAATTCGAACTGGCGGAAGGGTGCAACTACACCCTGAGCGCTACCAAAGCACAGTACGGAACCAATACCGCCCGGATTCAGAAAATTGCGGCCAAATCGACACCTAAAACCCTGTCGGCGGATTTTCACATGCTCCAGGTTGGCGACATCCTTCCGGTGAACAACATTGATTACGATCTGGATCAGTGGACCATCCGGCCCGACGCCTACCGTGAACTGGAAAAATGGGTTGCCACTCTGCAAAAGTATCCATCACTGACCGTGGAGGTCCGGTCTCATACCGACAGCCGGGGGGATGCCGCCCGAAACCGCTATCTATCAGCGCAACGGGCCAACTCAGTGGTTAATTACCTGGCCTCCAAAGGCATCAGTCGTAAGCGCATGGTTGCGGCTGGTTACGGAGAATCGCTCCTACTGAATCATTGCGGTAACGGCGTCGATTGTTCGGACGCCGAACACCAGCACAACCGCCGAACGGAAGTTAAGGTCTTGTCCATTAAATAG
- a CDS encoding putative Ig domain-containing protein encodes MCFAPNAHSQFKPGFSEEVYIDESGAVGFAFDKNGAMYIWTIDGRVVRVDPQSKKKSTLLDISGEVGRYDDFGLLGMALDNNFLNNGRFYLYYVIRYAPVKYQGTYARVTRYEANKDDGFRSIKPNSRQILIGAPDPNNPSKGVPGDCIVLTSSSHAGGGITMGADGSLLIPTGDGAAPAFDEGNYSETYHSQSIQNGFMTAAENIGSYRSQVDFSLSGKVLRINPDNGNGLPGNPGYDPSNPRSVKSRIFASGLRQPFRTSLRPNTGSADVNAGDPGSLYVGEVGLTDWEEINVIKKGANYGWPFEEGQVKSTRPYNKTQYKPSIPFTKPVISWRSGPGQVNRNGTITEVKNTPAGALPGYCAVGGGWHPGGGNYPAEYQNAYYFGDFNGGWISKISFDSDNQPQPATLTKLLDGGSSYQYITCIAFNPIDKNMYYLRYPENGGERIRRVTYSGSAGGSPPVAIILSDKNNGPSPLTVKFTGNTSYDPEGKALTYAWDFGDKTTSTAANPEHTFTTTSTSTTYIVKLTVTDPEGKTNQTEKTITVSSASNAAPVIVSTSVDDKEQMDLSEIRNIDLSAVINDETPANQLSYKWTVSLFHNDHQHDDFITTAQTATASLPPIGCDGTLTFWYGVKLEVTDAGGLKTETMRYIYPNCAGNTQTITFNPIADRAPNSAAFTPQATASSGKPVVFYVIEGPAVIAEGKVFLTGRLGKVTVRAAQHGGDGFQPARPAERSFNVVSNASDQQPPTLPTNLVISDVTQNSMRLTWNASTDNVSVAGYEVYQNNVKIADVTSGTAYNVTNLAAGTEYYFFIRAVDPTGNVSGNSNTATETTTAPPANTPPVAPTVAPLSATVNAAYTSAALPVFTDANNDALTYTLTGLPAGLSFNASTRVISGTPTAKGTSTLAYSATDGKSNPVSTAITLTVNEAANPPANTPPVAPTVSPLSATVNAAYTSAALPVFTDANNDALTYTLTGLPAGLSFNASTRVISGTPTAKANTTLTYSATDGKSDPVTTSITLTINDLETPANRVPVAPTVAPLSATVNVGYAAAALPVFTDADKDALTYTLTGLPAGMSFNTSTRVISGTPTASGSFNLTYSANDGKAKTDLTVMLNVATGGTVIVGNFEGYLDQVNCTTISGWVFNYDSPNAPYTVEFLAATGSNPTIESATVVGTTVANIFRTDLLNAGKGNGVHGYSFAVPNSIKNNQQQTIWGRVEGSTYVLMWAPKTLTCQGSGTPANQPPTAPTVANLSATVNVAYTSAALPAFTDANNDALTYTLTGLPAGLSFNASTRVISGTPTAKANTTLTYSATDGKSNPVSTSFTLTVNETDTPPTNQPPVAPTVAALSATVNVAYTSAALPVFTDANNDALTYTLTGLPAGLSFNASTRVISGTPTASGSFPLVYSASDGQAKTDLTLTLNVATGGVVVTGNFEGYLDQVTCTTISGWVWDRDKPNTPLSVEFLEGATVATATPIGTNLANIFRTDLVNAGKGNGVHGYSFATPESIKDNQAHTIWARVEGSTYVLMWAPKTLTCQGSGTPANQPPTAPTVANLSATVNVAYTSAALPAFTDANNDALTYTLTGLPAGLSFNASTRVISGTPTAKANTTLTYSATDGKSNPVSTSFTLTVNETDTPPTNQPPVAPTVAALSATVNVAYTSAALPVFTDANNDALTYTLTGLPAGLSFNASTRVISGTLTASGSFSLVYSASDGQAKTDLTLTLNVATGGLAPAANFDGYLTQEVNCNTLSGWAFDRTSVNSVVAIEFFEGPSIAAGKPIGTIAADVFKQHLLDAGKGNGVHWYDFPIPESLKDGQNHTIWARVQGSEFVLKWAPKIINCAGTGTPPTNQPPVAPTVANLTATINVAYTSAALPAFTDANNDALTYTLTGLPAGLSFNAGTRVLSGTPTTQGSFNLTYSATDGKSNPVAKSLILTVSDTGTPVDPNPTTGVTGPGNYEGYLDVVNCDAIQGWIWDRDKPNAVITVEFLDGTTVIGKTDAGNYRQDLKDAGKGNGAHGYAFTVPASLKDGQPHVIVGRVPNNSGYTLKWSPKTLTCPNGGREAAPNAELSTDLTVTPNPSTGRFVISYRLASQQKGQLQVVDVLGRTAWQQEVVGNGQRQQQTVDLSGGSIGIHFVQMKTDGQQVIKRLLINR; translated from the coding sequence GTGTGTTTTGCACCGAATGCCCACAGCCAATTTAAGCCTGGTTTTTCGGAAGAAGTGTACATCGACGAATCCGGTGCCGTTGGATTTGCATTCGACAAAAACGGCGCCATGTACATCTGGACAATTGACGGTCGAGTCGTTCGGGTCGATCCGCAGTCAAAGAAGAAATCCACCTTATTGGACATATCCGGGGAAGTGGGTCGGTACGACGATTTTGGTCTGCTGGGCATGGCCTTGGATAACAACTTCCTCAACAACGGCCGGTTTTATCTGTATTACGTCATCCGATATGCTCCGGTGAAATACCAGGGCACCTACGCACGGGTGACGCGGTATGAAGCCAACAAAGACGATGGCTTTCGCTCCATCAAGCCCAACAGCCGCCAGATTCTGATCGGTGCACCCGACCCCAACAACCCCAGCAAAGGCGTCCCGGGTGACTGCATTGTCCTGACCTCCAGTTCCCACGCCGGGGGCGGTATTACGATGGGAGCCGATGGGTCCCTGCTGATTCCGACCGGCGACGGGGCGGCTCCGGCTTTCGACGAGGGAAACTATTCCGAAACGTATCACAGTCAATCCATCCAGAACGGTTTCATGACGGCCGCGGAAAACATTGGCAGCTACCGGTCGCAGGTAGATTTTTCGCTGTCTGGCAAAGTCCTTCGGATTAACCCGGACAACGGGAACGGTTTGCCCGGCAACCCCGGCTATGACCCCAGCAACCCCCGCTCGGTCAAGAGCCGGATTTTTGCGTCGGGGCTTCGGCAGCCTTTCCGGACCTCGCTGCGCCCCAACACGGGGAGCGCCGACGTCAACGCTGGTGACCCGGGTTCGCTGTACGTTGGCGAAGTGGGGCTAACGGACTGGGAAGAAATCAATGTCATCAAAAAAGGCGCTAATTACGGCTGGCCTTTCGAAGAAGGACAGGTTAAGTCAACCCGCCCTTACAACAAAACGCAGTATAAGCCGTCGATTCCCTTTACGAAGCCGGTAATTTCCTGGCGTTCGGGACCGGGGCAAGTTAACCGCAATGGAACCATCACTGAGGTAAAAAACACGCCGGCCGGTGCGCTACCGGGTTACTGCGCCGTTGGCGGAGGCTGGCATCCGGGCGGAGGAAATTACCCGGCTGAATACCAAAACGCCTATTATTTCGGCGACTTCAACGGGGGCTGGATTTCCAAAATATCGTTTGACAGTGATAACCAGCCGCAGCCCGCAACCCTGACCAAACTGCTGGACGGGGGTTCTTCTTATCAGTACATAACATGCATCGCGTTCAACCCGATCGATAAAAACATGTACTACCTGCGCTACCCCGAAAACGGCGGTGAGCGCATTCGTCGGGTAACCTACAGCGGAAGTGCGGGCGGAAGCCCTCCGGTGGCTATTATTTTGTCGGATAAAAACAACGGACCGAGTCCGTTAACCGTCAAATTTACGGGCAATACGTCTTACGACCCAGAAGGAAAAGCCCTGACGTACGCTTGGGATTTTGGCGACAAAACAACCAGCACAGCCGCCAACCCGGAACACACCTTTACCACTACTTCCACTTCGACAACCTATATCGTTAAACTGACGGTAACAGACCCGGAGGGGAAAACCAACCAGACCGAGAAGACGATCACCGTCAGCAGTGCGTCCAATGCCGCGCCGGTTATTGTCAGCACCAGCGTTGACGACAAAGAGCAGATGGACCTGAGCGAGATCCGGAACATCGACCTTTCGGCGGTTATCAATGATGAGACGCCCGCCAATCAGTTGAGTTATAAGTGGACGGTTTCGCTCTTTCACAACGACCACCAGCACGATGATTTCATCACCACCGCCCAAACCGCAACAGCCTCGCTCCCGCCCATCGGCTGCGACGGTACGCTGACCTTCTGGTACGGGGTTAAACTGGAAGTAACCGATGCGGGTGGTCTCAAAACGGAAACCATGCGCTACATTTACCCCAACTGCGCCGGAAACACCCAGACCATCACGTTCAACCCCATTGCCGATCGGGCTCCGAATTCAGCCGCTTTTACGCCCCAGGCCACGGCCTCGTCCGGCAAACCGGTGGTTTTCTACGTTATTGAAGGCCCGGCCGTCATTGCCGAAGGGAAAGTATTCCTGACCGGACGCCTGGGGAAAGTAACCGTGCGGGCAGCTCAACACGGCGGTGACGGTTTTCAGCCTGCTCGCCCGGCAGAACGGTCGTTCAACGTAGTGTCCAATGCTTCGGACCAGCAACCACCCACGCTGCCAACGAATCTGGTCATATCCGACGTTACCCAAAACTCCATGCGGCTGACCTGGAATGCATCAACGGATAACGTCAGTGTAGCCGGTTATGAAGTATACCAAAACAACGTCAAAATCGCCGACGTTACGTCCGGGACGGCCTACAACGTCACGAATTTGGCAGCGGGAACCGAATATTACTTCTTTATCCGAGCCGTCGATCCAACCGGTAATGTTTCGGGGAACAGTAACACCGCAACGGAAACCACCACCGCCCCACCGGCTAATACACCGCCGGTTGCGCCGACCGTAGCCCCCTTGTCCGCGACGGTGAATGCGGCTTATACCTCGGCAGCCCTGCCGGTCTTCACCGATGCTAACAACGATGCGCTGACCTATACGCTGACGGGCTTACCCGCCGGTTTGTCCTTCAACGCCAGTACGCGCGTGATTTCGGGTACGCCCACGGCCAAAGGCACTTCGACGCTGGCTTACTCGGCAACGGACGGCAAGAGCAACCCGGTTTCGACCGCCATTACACTGACGGTTAACGAGGCCGCGAATCCGCCAGCCAATACACCGCCGGTTGCGCCGACCGTCTCTCCGCTGTCGGCCACCGTCAACGCAGCCTACACTTCAGCGGCCCTGCCGGTCTTCACCGATGCCAACAACGATGCGCTGACTTACACACTGACGGGTCTGCCCGCCGGTTTGTCCTTCAACGCCAGCACCCGGGTAATCTCGGGTACGCCCACGGCCAAAGCAAACACAACGCTCACCTATTCGGCCACCGATGGCAAAAGTGATCCGGTTACAACCTCAATCACGCTGACGATCAACGACCTGGAAACACCCGCCAACCGGGTGCCCGTGGCTCCGACGGTTGCCCCTCTGTCGGCCACCGTTAATGTTGGTTATGCGGCAGCGGCTCTACCGGTCTTCACCGATGCCGATAAAGACGCGCTGACCTACACGCTGACGGGCTTACCCGCTGGCATGTCGTTCAATACCAGCACCCGGGTGATTTCGGGAACGCCGACGGCTTCGGGCAGCTTCAACCTGACCTACTCAGCCAATGACGGCAAAGCCAAGACCGATTTAACCGTTATGCTCAACGTAGCCACGGGCGGAACCGTCATTGTGGGTAACTTTGAAGGATACCTGGATCAGGTGAATTGCACTACAATTTCGGGTTGGGTTTTCAACTACGATAGCCCTAATGCGCCCTACACGGTTGAATTCCTGGCGGCAACCGGCAGCAATCCAACGATTGAATCGGCTACGGTTGTGGGTACTACGGTTGCCAACATTTTCCGAACGGACTTGCTCAACGCGGGCAAAGGCAATGGTGTGCACGGATATAGTTTTGCGGTGCCAAACAGCATCAAAAACAACCAGCAACAAACCATCTGGGGCCGCGTGGAGGGCTCAACCTACGTGCTGATGTGGGCGCCCAAAACCCTGACCTGTCAGGGATCGGGCACGCCGGCAAACCAGCCCCCCACAGCCCCCACCGTGGCCAACCTCTCAGCCACCGTCAATGTTGCCTACACCTCGGCGGCTCTACCGGCCTTCACCGATGCTAACAACGATGCGCTGACCTACACGCTGACGGGCCTGCCCGCGGGCTTGTCCTTCAACGCCAGCACCCGGGTAATCTCGGGCACGCCCACGGCCAAAGCAAACACAACGCTCACCTATTCGGCCACCGATGGCAAGAGCAACCCCGTATCGACCAGCTTCACGCTGACGGTTAACGAGACCGACACGCCACCGACCAACCAACCCCCCGTGGCCCCCACGGTGGCAGCCTTGTCGGCCACCGTCAACGTCGCCTACACCTCAGCGGCTTTACCGGTCTTCACCGATGCCAACAACGATGCGTTGACCTACACGCTGACGGGCCTGCCAGCAGGTTTAAGCTTCAACGCCAGCACCCGGGTGATTTCGGGCACGCCCACGGCTTCGGGCAGCTTCCCGCTGGTGTATTCTGCCAGCGATGGCCAAGCCAAAACCGACCTGACCCTCACGCTCAACGTAGCTACGGGTGGAGTTGTAGTGACCGGCAACTTTGAAGGCTACCTGGATCAGGTGACCTGTACTACGATTTCGGGGTGGGTTTGGGATCGCGACAAACCCAATACGCCGTTGAGTGTTGAATTCCTGGAAGGTGCTACGGTTGCTACCGCCACTCCGATTGGCACGAACCTGGCGAATATTTTCCGAACCGACCTGGTTAATGCGGGCAAAGGCAACGGTGTGCACGGCTACAGCTTCGCTACTCCCGAAAGTATCAAGGACAATCAGGCACACACCATTTGGGCCCGTGTGGAAGGCTCAACCTACGTACTGATGTGGGCACCCAAAACTCTGACCTGTCAGGGATCGGGCACGCCGGCGAACCAGCCCCCCACAGCCCCCACCGTGGCCAACCTCTCAGCCACCGTCAATGTTGCCTACACCTCGGCAGCTCTACCGGCCTTCACCGATGCTAACAACGATGCGCTGACCTACACGCTGACGGGCCTGCCCGCGGGCTTGTCCTTCAACGCCAGCACCCGGGTAATCTCGGGCACGCCCACGGCCAAAGCAAACACAACGCTCACCTATTCGGCCACCGATGGCAAGAGCAACCCCGTATCGACCAGCTTCACGCTGACGGTTAACGAGACCGACACGCCACCGACCAACCAACCCCCCGTGGCCCCCACGGTGGCAGCCTTGTCGGCCACCGTCAACGTCGCCTACACCTCAGCGGCTTTGCCGGTCTTCACCGATGCCAACAACGATGCGTTGACCTACACGCTGACGGGCCTGCCCGCGGGCTTGTCGTTCAATGCCAGCACCCGGGTGATTTCAGGCACGCTCACGGCTTCGGGCAGCTTCTCGCTGGTGTATTCCGCCAGCGATGGCCAAGCCAAAACCGACCTGACACTCACCCTCAACGTAGCTACGGGCGGTCTTGCCCCGGCCGCAAACTTCGACGGGTATCTGACCCAGGAGGTCAACTGCAACACGCTGTCGGGTTGGGCGTTTGATCGCACCAGTGTGAATAGCGTAGTGGCCATTGAGTTTTTCGAGGGGCCATCCATTGCCGCTGGAAAGCCCATTGGAACCATTGCTGCGGATGTCTTCAAACAACACCTGCTGGATGCGGGCAAGGGCAACGGTGTGCACTGGTACGACTTCCCGATTCCGGAAAGTCTCAAGGATGGACAGAATCACACGATCTGGGCCCGGGTTCAGGGGTCGGAGTTTGTTCTGAAATGGGCGCCGAAGATTATCAACTGTGCGGGTACTGGTACCCCACCGACGAACCAGCCGCCCGTAGCGCCCACCGTAGCTAACCTGACGGCTACGATCAATGTTGCCTACACCTCGGCGGCTCTACCGGCCTTCACCGATGCTAACAACGATGCGCTGACCTATACGCTGACGGGACTACCGGCGGGCTTGAGCTTCAACGCCGGCACCCGGGTGCTCTCCGGAACGCCCACAACCCAGGGCAGCTTCAACCTGACCTACTCGGCGACCGATGGCAAGAGTAATCCGGTTGCAAAGTCCCTGATCCTGACCGTTTCCGACACAGGGACCCCCGTTGACCCTAATCCGACAACCGGCGTTACGGGTCCGGGCAATTACGAAGGGTATCTGGATGTGGTTAATTGTGATGCCATTCAAGGTTGGATCTGGGACCGTGACAAGCCCAACGCCGTGATTACCGTCGAATTTTTGGATGGCACAACGGTGATTGGTAAAACCGATGCGGGTAATTATCGTCAGGATTTGAAAGATGCCGGCAAAGGCAACGGCGCCCACGGCTACGCTTTTACGGTTCCGGCTTCGCTCAAAGATGGTCAGCCCCACGTGATCGTTGGTCGTGTGCCCAACAACAGCGGATACACCCTGAAGTGGTCGCCCAAAACCCTGACCTGCCCCAACGGTGGCCGCGAAGCCGCCCCCAATGCAGAGTTGAGCACGGATCTGACCGTGACCCCCAACCCGAGCACCGGACGATTCGTAATCAGCTACCGACTAGCCAGCCAGCAGAAAGGTCAGTTGCAGGTGGTCGACGTACTGGGCCGAACCGCGTGGCAGCAGGAAGTGGTGGGCAATGGTCAACGGCAGCAACAAACCGTCGACCTGTCTGGCGGGAGCATTGGCATCCACTTCGTTCAGATGAAAACCGATGGCCAGCAAGTTATCAAACGGCTGCTGATCAACCGGTAA
- the ispE gene encoding 4-(cytidine 5'-diphospho)-2-C-methyl-D-erythritol kinase → MVFFPNAKINIGLRITEKRSDGFHNLESCFYPVPLSDLLEIMPASETSFTTGGIAIPGNIATNLCMRAYERLKQDFGLPPVRIHLHKLIPIGAGLGGGSADAAFTLRLLNEQFDLGLSVEQLEEYARPLGSDCAFFIQNRPMYCFEKGDRFAEIDVSLKGYTLVLIYPNLAISTAEAYAGVRPQQPAASLRTLLQEPLESWKDTVQNDFEKSLFSMYPILDFIKQELYHLGALYASMSGSGSTLYGIFAQPVELPAHFDAYQVWQKVL, encoded by the coding sequence ATGGTTTTTTTTCCTAATGCCAAAATTAACATTGGTTTGCGAATCACCGAGAAGCGCTCGGACGGGTTCCACAACCTCGAATCCTGCTTTTATCCAGTCCCTCTAAGCGATCTGCTGGAAATCATGCCGGCTTCCGAGACCTCGTTTACCACGGGCGGTATTGCCATTCCCGGTAACATCGCTACCAACTTGTGTATGCGGGCTTACGAGCGGTTGAAACAAGATTTTGGACTGCCGCCCGTTCGGATTCATTTGCACAAGTTGATCCCAATCGGCGCAGGCTTAGGCGGGGGGTCAGCCGACGCGGCCTTTACGCTGCGGCTTTTAAACGAGCAGTTTGATTTAGGGCTATCCGTAGAGCAATTGGAGGAATACGCCCGGCCTTTGGGGAGCGATTGTGCTTTTTTTATCCAGAATCGACCGATGTACTGTTTTGAAAAAGGAGATCGGTTTGCTGAGATTGACGTGTCATTGAAAGGTTATACCCTTGTGCTGATTTACCCGAATCTGGCTATTTCAACGGCGGAAGCGTACGCGGGCGTCCGGCCCCAACAACCTGCTGCTTCGCTCCGTACGTTGTTGCAGGAACCTCTGGAAAGCTGGAAAGACACCGTTCAGAATGATTTTGAAAAGAGTCTTTTCAGTATGTACCCAATTTTAGATTTTATTAAACAAGAATTATACCATCTGGGCGCTTTGTACGCTAGCATGAGCGGTTCTGGCTCCACCCTCTACGGAATTTTTGCCCAACCCGTGGAGTTGCCGGCTCACTTTGACGCGTATCAGGTCTGGCAGAAAGTACTTTAG